A genome region from Anastrepha obliqua isolate idAnaObli1 chromosome 4, idAnaObli1_1.0, whole genome shotgun sequence includes the following:
- the LOC129244424 gene encoding uncharacterized protein LOC129244424, producing the protein MNSDPSLPSCLFVNCHTDQSLHNMVAEYFETESFGVRAASIMESEADVRARKILKSTTYRVEGGYQTGLLWKRSDIQLPASYYMALKRLAGVEAKMRRDTDFAAEYNRIISSYVMKGYVRKLSPEEAALTCNRTWYLPHFAVKNSNKPGKLRMVFDTAAEGDGVSLNSQLTKGPQEYRSLPAILFHFREGATGVCGDIKEMFHQVLVQRDDRCAQRFLWRQGDTTRQTEVYEMRVMTFGAACSPCAANYMKTINALEYCNKVNGATRAVKSILDYHYVDGYVDSFDTEEEAADITKQVRAIHKMAGFDLCNFASNSLGVTEALSGDGNIRQIANKEGVLVDRVLGLFWQASPDTFGFKLKFNNVDSKVLDGGRRPTKRELLSVVMSIFDPLGFLSNFVVSAKILMREVWKNYIRWDEPLPNNVNTAWEGWLLQLHVFVDASEDAFAAVAYWKPTNATGEVEVAFISAKTKCAPMKSLAVPRLELQAAVLGTRLMNCLREEHSLHIDDCVIWSDSKTVIQWLRSEHRRYKPFVQHRIAEILATTTTANWRWLPTEHNVADEATRANNFVDFSSSARWSCGPSFLLGEEQYWPTERKLTRNYALNLPLQSKLVRTTAWVLRFIDVCRRRKPPDRCYGLTAKEVETAKLCLCRLVQRGEYEEEFQHIESGRNLPRTSSLIQLSSYIEEDGVLRVRGRIEAASWLPISARRPIILPSKHCFSNLVAMHYHVKMHHQNLEATICEIRRLYWVPRLRSLLRSIVANCAICRLRKIHAVSPLMGPLPIDRLTPYVRPFSYTGLDYLGPITVTVRRANEKRWVALFT; encoded by the exons ATGAACTCTGATCCATCATTGCCATCATGCTTATTCGTTAACTGCCACACTGATCAATCTTTACATAATATGGTTGCTGAATACTTCGAGACGGAAAGCTTTGGGGTTCGAGCTGCGTCTATCATGGAGAGTGAAGCTGACGTCCGTGCTCGGAAAATCTTGAAGTCTACTACATACCGCGTTGAAGGAGGGTACCAGACTGGTCTGCTCTGGAAACGTTCCGACATACAGCTACCTGCCAGCTATTATATGGCTTTGAAAAGATTAGCGGGTGTTGAAGCAAAAATGAGGCGCGATACAGACTTTGCCGCTGAATATAACCGCATCATAAGTTCTTACGTCATGAAGGGCTACGTACGAAAGCTGTCGCCAGAAGAAGCCGCTTTAACTTGCAATAGAACATGGTACCTGCCTCATTTTGCCGTGAAGAATTCAAATAAGCCAGGCAAGTTACGCATGGTGTTCGACACAGCTGCTGAGGGGGACGGTGTGTCCCTTAATTCACAGCTCACGAAGGGTCCGCAAGAGTATCGGTCTTTGCCTGCTATACTATTCCACTTTCGGGAAGGAGCAACGGGCGTGTGTGGGGACATTAAAGAGATGTTTCACCAGGTGCTGGTTCAACGTGACGACAGATGTGCGCAACGATTTCTTTGGCGCCAAGGTGATACTACCAGACAGACCGAGGTATATGAGATGCGCGTAATGACCTTTGGGGCAGCATGTTCGCCTTGCGCCGCCAATTATATGAAGACGATCAATGCGTTAGAGTATTGCAACAAAGTCAATGGTGCTACCCGAGCCGTGAAATCGATACTGGACTACCATTATGTCGATGGCTATGTCGATAGCTTTGACACAGAGGAAGAAGCAGCTGACATAACGAAACAAGTTCGAGCAATACATAAGATGGCCGGTTTCGATCTTTGCAATTTCGCGTCGAACTCATTAGGAGTGACAGAAGCACTTAGTGGTGACGGGAATATCCGTcaaatagcaaataaagaagGAGTACTGGTGGACAGAGTCCTCGGTTTGTTTTGGCAGGCATCACCCGACACTTTTGGGTTTAAACTGAAATTCAACAACGTAGATTCCAAGGTTTTGGACGGAGGGCGCCGTCCGACGAAGCGCGAACTTCTCAGTGTGGTCATGTCGATCTTCGACCCGCTGGGCTTTCTTAGCAACTTTGTAGTGAGCGCCAAGATCCTCATGCGGGAAGTGTGGAAGAATTACATCCGGTGGGACGAGCCACTGCCAAACAACGTAAACACCGCATGGGAAGGATGGC TTTTGCAGCTCCATGTTTTCGTCGACGCCAGCGAGGATGCCTTTGCCGCGGTAGCCTACTGGAAGCCAACTAATGCCACCGGTGAGGTTGAAGTCGCATTTATCTCTGCAAAAACTAAATGCGCGCCGATGAAATCATTGGCGGTCCCTCGATTGGAGCTTCAGGCAGCTGTATTGGGTACGCGTTTGATGAACTGCCTACGAGAGGAGCACTCCTTACACATCGATGACTGCGTCATTTGGAGTGACTCTAAAACAGTGATCCAGTGGCTTCGCAGTGAACATCGGCGCTATAAGCCATTTGTGCAGCATCGGATCGCCGAGATATTAGCCACAACTACTACTGCAAATTGGAGATGGCTACCTACCGAGCACAATGTCGCTGATGAGGCTACTCGAGCTAATAACTTTGTCGACTTCAGCTCATCCGCCCGTTGGTCCTGCGGCCCATCATTTTTGTTAGGAGAAGAGCAGTATTGGCCGACAGAGAGGAAGCTGACAAGGAACTACGCCCTAAATTTGCCCTTGCAATC CAAACTGGTGAGAACGACAGCATGGGTCCTGCGATTCATTGACGTTTGCCGCCGCCGTAAACCGCCAGACCGTTGCTATGGGTTGACTGCCAAAGAAGTTGAGACTGCTAAGCTTTGTTTGTGCCGTCTCGTTCAACGCGGTGAATACGAGGAAGAGTTTCAGCACATCGAAAGCGGTCGCAACCTGCCACGCACCAGTTCGCTCATTCAACTTTCGTCGTATATAGAGGAAGATGGTGTTCTTCGTGTACGAGGACGCATAGAAGCTGCCAGCTGGCTCCCAATAAGTGCGAGACGCCCTATCATACTACCGTCAAAGCATTGTTTCTCAAATCTGGTCGCCATGCACTACCACGTCAAAATGCATCATCAAAATCTAGAAGCCACTATTTGTGAGATACGTCGCCTTTATTGGGTACCACGCCTCAGGAGTTTGCTGCGCAGTATAGTCGCCAATTGCGCCATTTGTCGCTTAAGAAAAATCCATGCCGTATCGCCATTGATGGGCCCTCTTCCGATTGATAGACTCACTCCTTAtgttaggccattcagctatacGGGCCTTGATTACTTAGGACCGATAACAGTAACTGTTCGCCGCGCCAACGAAAAAAGATGGGTGGCGTTATTTACGTGA
- the LOC129244561 gene encoding exostosin-3, whose protein sequence is MMSKLDMDSVSNYTLLLNNPHTIGRSCPGGSACSGSIGGVSVSNTMGLTWFRFQRIYKLILLVLLLLVLWPLFAHRSLLNPGTDVPSTDVHRSRPLLDAYEDFSSMRASDLKMRIEEMLRIKNTVSVELRELESRRQKLQSDIGRYNQKIEDLKQDLLREQTELERLKISVEQAQVAQREAVQRNTPDLALPRTLYPNVLPRKMAGIIAPAVINCEMHNCFDHSRCSLTSGFPVFLYDPDAYNVLRSGYDIDGFLKTTIKQTLGYNAHIVHEPKMACIFLVLVGEAMLENDLLKNNRYAAEEEEHKTTFQSSKDDLPIDMDKLYQLPYWGGDGRNHVLLNLARRDLHSTRTNALLHQNTMRAIVVQSSFELLQFRPNYDLIVPPILGPPGGDVWQDCAPMVPARRTYLLSFQGELRPLNKTVQSHPLDDFILDHLDEMSKGVTQDKFLLQFKCIPATEQSVEEAFMDWSLCGTDSSRKTILKESTFVLILPPLEKRISSILMLARLYEALRSGAIPVILGADEVHMPYAETIDWRRLALMLPKARITELHFLLRAVQDSDLLQMRRQGRLVWERYLSSVQATVDTVIASLRDRLGIPPRPVPPIIAQSVFNNTFIPLKSDPPVGLDTEPEESLGPIEPPYPSPTFRRNYTILRTQSNEAWNDWVDPFYMYPQLPFDPVLPAEAKFLGSHMGFRPIGKGSGGAGKEFSEALGGNYPREQFTIVILTYEREQVLMDSLGRLYGLPYLHKVVVIWNSPKPPLDDLRWPDIGVPVSVVRAPRNSLNNRFLPFDVIETEAVLSVDDDAHLRHDEILFGFRVWREHRDRVVGFPGRFLAWDLNSNRNWNYNSNYSCELSMVLTGAAFIHKYYMYLYTYHLPQAIRDKVDEYMNCEDIAMNFLVSHITRKPPVKVTSRWTFRCPGCPVSLSEDDTHFQERHKCINFFVQVFGYTPLLNTQYRADSILFKTRIPHDKQKCFKYI, encoded by the exons ATGATGTCAAAACTCGATATGGATTCAGTTTCGAACTATACGCTACTTCTAAACAATCCGCATACTATAGGGCGCTCCTGCCCAGGAGGTAGTGCCTGTAGTGGATCTATAGGAGGTGTTAGCGTCAGTAATACAATGGGATTAACTTGGTTTCGTTTCCAACGCATTTATAAATTGATTCTGCTTGTATTACTACTGCTAGTACTTTGGCCTCTCTTCGCCCATCGCAGTTTGTTAAAT CCTGGAACAGATGTGCCATCTACCGATGTCCATCGCAGTCGACCCCTGCTAGATGCCTATGAAGACTTTAGTTCGATGCGTGCTAGTGACTTGAAAATGCGAATTGAAGAGATGTTGCGTATAAAA aacACCGTATCGGTGGAACTCCGAGAACTGGAATCTCGACGCCAGAAGTTACAATCGGATATTGGAAGATACAaccaaaaaattgaagatttgaaGCAAGATTTATTGCGTGAACAGACCGAGTTGGAACGATTAAAAATCTCTGTAGAGCAAGCTCAAGTGGCTCAACGCGAAGCCGTTCAACGTAACACTCCTGATTTAGCTTTACCACGTACTTTATATCCGAACGTGTTGCCTCGAAAAATGGCTGGAATAATTGCGCCTGCAGTAATAAACTGTGAAATGCACAATTGTTTTGACCACTCGCGCTGCAGTCTTACGTCTGGTTTCCCCGTTTTTTTATATGACCCAGATGCATATAATGTGTTGCGAAGTGGATATGATATAGACGGATTTTTAAAGACAACTATTAAGCAAACCCTTGGCTATAATGCACATATTGTACATGAACCTAAGatggcatgcatttttttagtctTAGTTGGTGAAGCCATGCTGGAaaatgatttgctgaaaaacAACCGATACGCAGCTGAAGAGGAGGAACACAAAACCACTTTCCAATCGTCTAAAGACGACTTACCCATCGATATGGATAAACTTTACCAGTTACCGTATTGGGGTGGTGATGGTCGCAATCACGTTTTACTAAACTTGGCACGACGTGATTTGCATTCAACACGCACAAACGCTTTGCTCCATCAAAACACAATGAGGGCCATAGTTGTACAGTCATCATTCGAACTATTACAATTCCGTCCTAATTATGATCTTATTGTACCACCCATTCTTGGGCCACCTGGTGGTGATGTTTGGCAAGATTGTGCACCAATGGTTCCGGCTCGTCGCACTTATTTGTTATCTTTTCAAGGAGAGCTGCGTCCATTAAACAAAACAGTTCAATCACATCCGTTAGATGATTTCATTCTGGATCATCTTGATGAGATGTCTAAAGGCGTCACTCAAGACAAATTCTTATTGCAATTCAAATGTATTCCAGCCACTGAGCAATCGGTTGAAGAAGCATTTATGGATTGGTCGCTTTGTGGTACTGACTCTTCGCGCAAAACAATTCTCAAAGAGTCTACTTTTGTCCTAATACTTCCGCCATTAGAGAAGCGTATCAGCTCTATACTGATGTTAGCGCGACTTTACGAAGCTCTAAGATCCGGCGCCATACCTGTTATACTTGGTGCCGACGAAGTGCACATGCCATATGCTGAAACTATAGATTGGCGGAGGTTAGCACTTATGTTGCCTAAAGCTCGAATTACAGAATTGCACTTTCTTTTGCGAGCAGTGCAGGATTCTGATCTTTTGCAAATGCGACGTCAAGGTCGGCTAGTTTGGGAGCGCTATCTAAGTTCGGTGCAAGCAACGGTTGATACGGTCATTGCAAGCCTGCGTGACCGTCTTGGTATACCACCACGACCAGTGCCACCTATTATCGCGCAAAGCGTATTCAACAACACATTTATACCACTCAAATCTGATCCACCTGTAGGATTAGATACCGAGCCGGAAGAATCCTTGGGTCCAATTGAACCACCCTATCCTAGTCCTACATTCAGGCGAAATTACACAATTTTACGTACACAATCGAATGAAGCATGGAATGATTGg GTTGATCCCTTTTACATGTATCCCCAACTACCTTTCGATCCTGTGCTACCCGCAGAAGCTAAATTTCTTGGATCGCATATGGGCTTTCGGCCTATCGGCAAAGGCAGTGGTGGCGCAGGAAAGGAGTTCAGTGAAGCTTTGGGGGGCAACTATCCACGTGAACAATTTACTATCGTGATACTTACATATGAGCGTGAACAAGTTCTAATGGATTCTCTTGGTCGCCTTTATGGCTTACCATATCTACACAAGGTAGTGGTAATTTGGAACTCCCCAAAGCCCCCGCTGGATGATTTGCGTTGGCCCGATATTGGTGTGCCTGTATCGGTGGTACGTGCACCACGCAACTCTTTAAATAACCGTTTCCTTCCATTCGATGTTATTGAAACAGAGGCGGTTCTCTCGGTGGACGACGATGCTCATTTACGTCATGATGAGATATTATTCGGTTTCAGGGTTTGGCGTGAGCACCGTGACCGTGTTGTAGGATTTCCAGGGCGCTTTCTTGCATGGGATTTGAACTCGAATCGCAATTGGAACTACAATTCGAACTACAGTTGTGAGCTAAGCATGGTGCTGACAGGAGCAGCGTTCATTCACAAATATTACATGTATTTGTATACGTATCACTTGCCACAAGCGATACGAGACAAAGTAGATGAGTACATGAACTGTGAGGATATCGCCATGAATTTCTTGGTATCCCACATAACACGTAAACCGCCTGTAAAAGTAACATCACGCTGGACTTTTCGATGTCCAGGATGTCCAGTGTCGCTCAGCGAAGATGACACTCACTTCCAAGAGCGtcataaatgtataaatttctTTGTACAG GTTTTTGGCTATACACCTCTATTAAATACACAATATCGAGCTGattcaatactttttaaaacgCGAATACCGCATGACAAGCAAAAATGTTTTAAGTACATCTAA
- the LOC129243977 gene encoding ankyrin repeat domain-containing protein 13D isoform X2, producing the protein MHTGAESGRLSLKAMKTLEQIKHEFPLHWLVWSNSVDELERALKTETVDKEKIDTRGRTPLMLAVKLSHLQCAKCLLAAKCNATYEHEGWSIVQEAVCSGDEDILTAIIEVRDLQRHMQRVTHVPKLLQHLLDAPDFYIEMKWEFTSWVPLMSRLCPSDTYKVYKRGANVRIDTTLLGFDNNTWQRGNRSYIFKGAKDSATMIEIDHDTHEVMEEQMNNEIGDIVAIPPPMGSVRARLNAPVITNNIEMEKISFERNKSGIWGWRSEKSELVNGYNCKVYGASNVEFITRTRMDHLNDDQIKSKCGRTPLHSFLGIADDEFSSTRPNEGLNTKDRTPSPSPVTPLLDQSFENSTGEENASCSSGTISPKHVITPEEYFSPDVDLNGRDIGRPKKVTTKIQRFKANLWLSEEYPMRLQEQVLPILDLMSTMASPHVSKLKDFITMQLPSGFPVKVEIPLFHVLNACITFGNVFGMTNPIEHVTTINEDDRITCIVDDRCFDIPNHYANRGADSRRQLPLDEDDMLQYAIEQSLVETTAGAASVPLVAEDTDKVDIWEALRGQGADGIPDEDEQLQRVLQESLCGPAQTTASPLTDEDDDDDGGFRYMDPDLAMALRLSQQDQEQYELDLQREQEMIEQALKLSLQEN; encoded by the exons ATGCATACAGGAGCAGAAAGTGGACGACTGTCGCTGAAAGCCATGAAAACATTGGAACAAATCAAACACGAATTTCCACTCCACTGGCTGGTATGGAGCAACAGCGTTGACGAGTTAGAGCGGGCGTTAAAAACGGAAACG GTTGACAAGGAGAAAATCGATACTCGGGGACGAACCCCACTGATGTTAGCAGTAAAATTATCACACTTGCAATGTGCAAAGTGCCTTTTAGCGGCGAAATGTAATGCCACTTATGAACACGAAGGATGGTCAA ttgTACAGGAAGCTGTTTGCTCCGGCGATGAGGATATACTGACTGCCATCATTGAAGTACGAGACTTGCAACGTCATATGCAACGTGTAACGCATGTTCCCAAATTATTACAACATCTTTTGGATGCGCCTGACTTTTACATTGAAATGAAATGGGAATTCACTTCTTGGG TTCCCCTAATGTCTCGCCTTTGTCCCAGCGACACCTATAAAGTTTATAAACGTGGTGCGAACGTCCGAATCGATACCACTCTACTAGGTTTTGATAACAATACCTGGCAAAGAGGGAATCGTTCATACATCTTTAAAGGCGCGA AGGACTCTGCTACCATGATTGAGATCGACCACGATACTCATGAAGTGATGGAGGAGCAAATGAATAACGAAATAGGAGATATTGTGGCAATACCGCCCCCAATGGGGTCTGTCCGTGCTCGTCTTAATGCACCTGTTATTACCAATAACATTGAAATGGAAAAGATTAGTTTTGAGCGAAACAAATCGGGAATATGGGGTTGGCGTAGCGAAAAGTCTGAGTTGGTCAATGGATACAATTGTAAAGTTTATGGTGCCAGTAATGTTGAGTTTATAACGCGCACCCGCATGGACCATTTAAATGACGATCAAATTAAg aGTAAATGCGGGCGTACTCCACTGCATAGTTTTTTAGGAATAGCTGATGATGAATTTTCCAGTACTCGTCCTAATGAGGGACTAAATACCAAAGATCGG ACGCCTTCTCCATCCCCTGTGACCCCATTACTTGATCAAAGCTTTGAAAATAGCACGGGCGAAGAGAATGCCAGTTGCAGTTCAGGCACTATTTCACCTAAGCATGTTATTACACCAGAAGAGTATTTTTCCCCCGATGTCGATTTAAATGGGCGTGACATTGGACGACCAAAGAAAGTCACAACAAAG ATTCAGAGATTTAAGGCTAATTTATGGCTCTCCGAGGAGTATCCTATGCGGCTGCAAGAACAAGTTCTTCCTATACTAGATTTAATGTCAACCATGGCTAGTCCACATGTGTCCAAATTGAAAGACTTTATCACTATGCAACTGCCATCCGGGTTTCCAGTGAAAGTTGAAATCCCACTCTTCCATGTCTTAAATGCATGCATTACATTCGGAAATGTATTTGGAATGACAAATCCAATAGAACATGTAACCACAATTAATGAAGATGATCGCATAACTTGCATTGTAGATGACCGTTGTTTCGATATACCAAATCATTACGCCAATAGAg GCGCAGACTCGCGTCGTCAATTACCTTTGGATGAAGACGATATGCTGCAATATGCAATTGAACAAAGTTTAGTAGAAACGACGGCTGGTGCTGCTTCTGTCCCTTTAGTTGCTGAGGATACCGACAAAGTAGATATATGGGAGGCTTTACGTGGTCAGGGGGCAGACGGAATTCCAGATGAAGACGAACAGTTGCAGAG ggtATTGCAGGAGTCATTGTGCGGCCCAGCACAAACCACTGCATCCCCACTCACCGATGAAGACGACGACGACGATGGCGGTTTCCGTTATATGGATCCGGATCTGGCAATGGCCTTGCGGCTTAGTCAACAGGATCAAGAGCAGTATGAATTGGATTTACAGCGTGAACAAGAAATGATTGAACAGGCGCTAAAACTGAGTCTTCAGGAAAACTAA
- the LOC129243977 gene encoding ankyrin repeat domain-containing protein 13D isoform X1, which translates to MHTGAESGRLSLKAMKTLEQIKHEFPLHWLVWSNSVDELERALKTETVDKEKIDTRGRTPLMLAVKLSHLQCAKCLLAAKCNATYEHEGWSIVQEAVCSGDEDILTAIIEVRDLQRHMQRVTHVPKLLQHLLDAPDFYIEMKWEFTSWVPLMSRLCPSDTYKVYKRGANVRIDTTLLGFDNNTWQRGNRSYIFKGAKDSATMIEIDHDTHEVMEEQMNNEIGDIVAIPPPMGSVRARLNAPVITNNIEMEKISFERNKSGIWGWRSEKSELVNGYNCKVYGASNVEFITRTRMDHLNDDQIKSKCGRTPLHSFLGIADDEFSSTRPNEGLNTKDRTPSPSPVTPLLDQSFENSTGEENASCSSGTISPKHVITPEEYFSPDVDLNGRDIGRPKKVTTKIQRFKANLWLSEEYPMRLQEQVLPILDLMSTMASPHVSKLKDFITMQLPSGFPVKVEIPLFHVLNACITFGNVFGMTNPIEHVTTINEDDRITCIVDDRCFDIPNHYANRGADSRRQLPLDEDDMLQYAIEQSLVETTAGAASVPLVAEDTDKVDIWEALRGQGADGIPDEDEQLQRLYVPTRSHYSNRTSPNRSATSNSAFIKSNTNKFQVRINASLNSEKTRDSLSPSPTSSLTSQRGRSTPTPANQFKTDMNYMKKMFK; encoded by the exons ATGCATACAGGAGCAGAAAGTGGACGACTGTCGCTGAAAGCCATGAAAACATTGGAACAAATCAAACACGAATTTCCACTCCACTGGCTGGTATGGAGCAACAGCGTTGACGAGTTAGAGCGGGCGTTAAAAACGGAAACG GTTGACAAGGAGAAAATCGATACTCGGGGACGAACCCCACTGATGTTAGCAGTAAAATTATCACACTTGCAATGTGCAAAGTGCCTTTTAGCGGCGAAATGTAATGCCACTTATGAACACGAAGGATGGTCAA ttgTACAGGAAGCTGTTTGCTCCGGCGATGAGGATATACTGACTGCCATCATTGAAGTACGAGACTTGCAACGTCATATGCAACGTGTAACGCATGTTCCCAAATTATTACAACATCTTTTGGATGCGCCTGACTTTTACATTGAAATGAAATGGGAATTCACTTCTTGGG TTCCCCTAATGTCTCGCCTTTGTCCCAGCGACACCTATAAAGTTTATAAACGTGGTGCGAACGTCCGAATCGATACCACTCTACTAGGTTTTGATAACAATACCTGGCAAAGAGGGAATCGTTCATACATCTTTAAAGGCGCGA AGGACTCTGCTACCATGATTGAGATCGACCACGATACTCATGAAGTGATGGAGGAGCAAATGAATAACGAAATAGGAGATATTGTGGCAATACCGCCCCCAATGGGGTCTGTCCGTGCTCGTCTTAATGCACCTGTTATTACCAATAACATTGAAATGGAAAAGATTAGTTTTGAGCGAAACAAATCGGGAATATGGGGTTGGCGTAGCGAAAAGTCTGAGTTGGTCAATGGATACAATTGTAAAGTTTATGGTGCCAGTAATGTTGAGTTTATAACGCGCACCCGCATGGACCATTTAAATGACGATCAAATTAAg aGTAAATGCGGGCGTACTCCACTGCATAGTTTTTTAGGAATAGCTGATGATGAATTTTCCAGTACTCGTCCTAATGAGGGACTAAATACCAAAGATCGG ACGCCTTCTCCATCCCCTGTGACCCCATTACTTGATCAAAGCTTTGAAAATAGCACGGGCGAAGAGAATGCCAGTTGCAGTTCAGGCACTATTTCACCTAAGCATGTTATTACACCAGAAGAGTATTTTTCCCCCGATGTCGATTTAAATGGGCGTGACATTGGACGACCAAAGAAAGTCACAACAAAG ATTCAGAGATTTAAGGCTAATTTATGGCTCTCCGAGGAGTATCCTATGCGGCTGCAAGAACAAGTTCTTCCTATACTAGATTTAATGTCAACCATGGCTAGTCCACATGTGTCCAAATTGAAAGACTTTATCACTATGCAACTGCCATCCGGGTTTCCAGTGAAAGTTGAAATCCCACTCTTCCATGTCTTAAATGCATGCATTACATTCGGAAATGTATTTGGAATGACAAATCCAATAGAACATGTAACCACAATTAATGAAGATGATCGCATAACTTGCATTGTAGATGACCGTTGTTTCGATATACCAAATCATTACGCCAATAGAg GCGCAGACTCGCGTCGTCAATTACCTTTGGATGAAGACGATATGCTGCAATATGCAATTGAACAAAGTTTAGTAGAAACGACGGCTGGTGCTGCTTCTGTCCCTTTAGTTGCTGAGGATACCGACAAAGTAGATATATGGGAGGCTTTACGTGGTCAGGGGGCAGACGGAATTCCAGATGAAGACGAACAGTTGCAGAG ACTTTACGTTCCCACCAGATCACATTATAGTAATCGTACCTCCCCAAATCGTTCTGCAACTAGTAATTCCGCATTCATTAAATCAAATACTAATAAATTCCAAGTTCGAATTAACGCGTCGTTAAATAGCGAAAAAACGCGCGATTCCCTATCACCATCCCCAACATCATCGTTAACATCTCAACGCGGTCGTTCCACTCCCACACCagcaaatcaatttaaaacTGATAtgaattatatgaaaaaaatgtttaaatag